The Candidatus Eisenbacteria bacterium DNA window TCCGACAGGCTCCCAGGAGTTTCACTTCTCAGCTTCCGTTATCACCTCCTTTGGTTGTGGTTCGGGCGACAGCATCCCAGCCTTTCGCTTCTCTTTGAGGCGATAACTCTCTCCCTTGATGTTTACCGTTGTAGAGTGGTGGAGGAGCCTGTCAAGGATCGCCGTTGCCAGGACGTGGTCGTTGAAT harbors:
- a CDS encoding ATP-binding protein gives rise to the protein FNDHVLATAILDRLLHHSTTVNIKGESYRLKEKRKAGMLSPEPQPKEVITEAEK